A single region of the Ascaphus truei isolate aAscTru1 chromosome 6, aAscTru1.hap1, whole genome shotgun sequence genome encodes:
- the JAM3 gene encoding junctional adhesion molecule C isoform X2, protein MASRRVTGPGVLILLIQSCSVLAVELSSSNDSPVVQEYQSVELSCIIKSTNTNEPRIEWKKIRGGETSYAYFDNRIQGDLLNRAHIQSKSSLVIKNTSRTDNGIYRCEVAALNDIKKIDEINIKLTVRVKPVTPQCRVPKAVPVGKSAVLHCRENEGYPSSVYRWYRNSDALPDDSKSSPKFLNSSFTLNPNTGTLVFTAVHKGDMGQYYCIASNDAGSAKCEEQELEVYDLNIGGIVGGVLVVLLVLALITGGMCCAYRKGYFASGRQTGKSYKNPAKPEGVNYLRTNDEGDFRHKSSFVI, encoded by the exons GCTGCAGCGTTCTGGCCGTGGAGTTGAGTTCCAGTAATGACAGCCCAGTGGTACAGGAATACCAGA GCGTCGAGTTATCCTGTATAATTAAAAGCACCAACACAAACGAACCCAGAATTGAGTGGAAGAAGATCAGAGGTGGCGAGACATCTTATGCGTACTTTGACAATAGAATACAAG GTGATCTGCTAAATCGAGCTCACATACAATCCAAAAGCTCGCTGGTGATTAAAAATACAAGCCGAACAGACAATGGGATATACCGCTGTGAAGTGGCAGCTCTCAACGATATCAAGAAGATTGACGAGATTAATATCAAACTGACTGTTCGAG TGAAACCAGTGACCCCCCAATGCAGAGTGCCTAAAGCAGTTCCTGTGGGCAAATCCGCTGTCCTTCACTGTCGTGAGAATGAGGGATATCCCAGCTCTGTGTATCGCTGGTACCGCAACAGTGACGCTCTGCCCGATGATTCAAAGTCCAGCCCCAAGTTCTtgaattcatctttcacactaaATCCGAACACTGGTACCCTG GTATTTACCGCAGTGCATAAAGGTGACATGGGACAGTATTACTGCATCGCTAGCAATGATGCTGGTTCTGCCAAATGTGAGGAACAAGAGCTGGAAGTCT ATGACCTGAACATTGGAGGCATTGTAGGAGGAGTGTTGGTTGTTCTTCTAGTGCTGGCACTGATTACAGGGGGAATGTGCTGTGCGTATCGAAAGGGCTACTTTGCCAGCGGCAGGCAAACTGGAAAGAG CTACAAAAATCCAGCGAAACCTGAAGGTGTCAATTACTTGCGAACAAATGACGAG GGCGATTTCAGACACAAATCCTCATTTGTCATCTGA
- the JAM3 gene encoding junctional adhesion molecule C isoform X1, with translation MSFDKCSFDRLSNDYDLNCCSVLAVELSSSNDSPVVQEYQSVELSCIIKSTNTNEPRIEWKKIRGGETSYAYFDNRIQGDLLNRAHIQSKSSLVIKNTSRTDNGIYRCEVAALNDIKKIDEINIKLTVRVKPVTPQCRVPKAVPVGKSAVLHCRENEGYPSSVYRWYRNSDALPDDSKSSPKFLNSSFTLNPNTGTLVFTAVHKGDMGQYYCIASNDAGSAKCEEQELEVYDLNIGGIVGGVLVVLLVLALITGGMCCAYRKGYFASGRQTGKSYKNPAKPEGVNYLRTNDEGDFRHKSSFVI, from the exons GCTGCAGCGTTCTGGCCGTGGAGTTGAGTTCCAGTAATGACAGCCCAGTGGTACAGGAATACCAGA GCGTCGAGTTATCCTGTATAATTAAAAGCACCAACACAAACGAACCCAGAATTGAGTGGAAGAAGATCAGAGGTGGCGAGACATCTTATGCGTACTTTGACAATAGAATACAAG GTGATCTGCTAAATCGAGCTCACATACAATCCAAAAGCTCGCTGGTGATTAAAAATACAAGCCGAACAGACAATGGGATATACCGCTGTGAAGTGGCAGCTCTCAACGATATCAAGAAGATTGACGAGATTAATATCAAACTGACTGTTCGAG TGAAACCAGTGACCCCCCAATGCAGAGTGCCTAAAGCAGTTCCTGTGGGCAAATCCGCTGTCCTTCACTGTCGTGAGAATGAGGGATATCCCAGCTCTGTGTATCGCTGGTACCGCAACAGTGACGCTCTGCCCGATGATTCAAAGTCCAGCCCCAAGTTCTtgaattcatctttcacactaaATCCGAACACTGGTACCCTG GTATTTACCGCAGTGCATAAAGGTGACATGGGACAGTATTACTGCATCGCTAGCAATGATGCTGGTTCTGCCAAATGTGAGGAACAAGAGCTGGAAGTCT ATGACCTGAACATTGGAGGCATTGTAGGAGGAGTGTTGGTTGTTCTTCTAGTGCTGGCACTGATTACAGGGGGAATGTGCTGTGCGTATCGAAAGGGCTACTTTGCCAGCGGCAGGCAAACTGGAAAGAG CTACAAAAATCCAGCGAAACCTGAAGGTGTCAATTACTTGCGAACAAATGACGAG GGCGATTTCAGACACAAATCCTCATTTGTCATCTGA